The Streptomyces cyanogenus DNA segment ATGACGTTCGCCAGCGCGTCCAGGCCCACCGACTTGAACGCCGTGGAGAAGCCGCTCTCCTTGTCGATGTCCTTGTAGTTCTGCATGCCGGTCAGCACCAGGCAGGCCGCCACGTACAGCACCATGGAGATCACCAGCGAGTAGATGATCGCCTTCGGCATGTGCCGCTGGGCGTCCTTCGACTCCTCGGCCGCCGTCGACATCGCGTCGTAGCCGAACACCGCGAAGAACACCGTCGCGGCGCCCGTGAACGCCCCGCTGATGCCGAACGGGAAGAACGGGGTGTAGTTGGCCGTGTTGATGTGGAACACGCCCACGCCGATCACCAGCAGCACCACCAGCACCTTCAGCACGACCACGAAGGTCTCGAAGCGGGCCGCGCTGCGGATGCCCAGGTTCAGCAGCCACGCGATCAGCAGGCACAGCACGAGCGCGAACAGGTCGACCCGGTGCCCGGACCCGGTGCCGGGCGCGCCCAGCATCCAGTCGGGCAGGTCCGCGCCCACCGCCTCGACCAGGAAGCCGAAGTAGCCGGAGATGCCGATGGCCACCACGGCCACGATCGCGGTGTACTCCAGCAGCAGGTCCCAGCCGATGAACCAGCCCGCGAACTCGCCGAGCACCGCGTACCCGTAGGTGTAGGCCGAGCCCGCCTTTGGGATCATCCCGGCGAACTCGGCGTACGACAGCGCGGCGCAGGCGCTCGCGAGACCGGCGATCAGGAAGGACACCAGCACCGCGGGCCCCGCCGTGCCGTTCGCCACCGTGCCGGCCAGGGTGAAGATACCCGCGCCGATGATGCCGCCGACGCCGATGGCGGTCAGCTGCCAGAGCCCCAGCGACTTGTCCAGCCGGGTGCCCTCGGTGACCTCGGTCTCCTCGATGTGCTCGATGGGTTTGCGGCGGAGAATCCCCTCACCCGCACGGAGCTTGGCCATACGCCTCACCTCTTCGCCGACGGCAAACGGCTGACGGCGGATCATGATGGCTCAGCCCGGAGCCACAGGGAAGACGCCACGCACGGCGGGACCGGCGTCCGTGCCAGGCGCCCCGGCGACGATCCCGAGCCGGCCTCGCCTCCCTACCCGGCTCCGCCGGCCTCGCCCCCCTACGCGGCTTCACCGGCCTCGCCCCCCTGCCCGGCTTCACTGGCCTGGTGTCTCGTGCCCGGCTTCACCGGTCTCGTCTGTCGTGCCCGGCTTCACTGGCCTGGTGTCTCGTGCCCGGCTTCACCGGTCTCGTCTGTCGTGCCCGGCTTCACCGGCCTCGTGCCTCGTCCCCGGCTTCACCGGCCTCGCCCCCCCCGCCCGGCTCCCGCCCGGCCCCACCCATCGGCCGACCGCCGGGGCAGGCGCCGGGGACCCGTCGCGGCGGGTGTCGCCGGCCGGTCTCCGGCTCCGGGGCGTCCTGCCGGTGGTCAGGGGGGCGGCAACGTCGGCCGGCCTCGGGCGCGGGATGTTCTGCCGGTGGCGGGTGGTGGGGGATCGTCGGCTCGTCTGCGGCGCGGGGGGTTCTGCCGGTGGCGGGTGTCGCCGGCCGGTTTCCGTCCCCGGGGCATCTCGCCTGCTGCCGGCGGTGAGGGGACTCGCCGGCCGGCCTCCGTCTCAAGGGCGTCCCGCCGGAGGCCCGTGGTGGCCGAGGGCGGGCCGGTCACCGCGCAGGTGTGTTCAGCCCCCCCTTCCGGCCGTCGGGCGCCCCGGCGGCCCACGGGTGGCGTGGCCGTGGCGCTCTACGGCACGACCGTCACCGGCCAGCGGCCCGTCTTCACCAGGCGGACCGCGACCGAGCCGATGATCCGGTGGCCGGCCTGCTCCGAGGCGCCCACCACGACCGCGTCCGCCTTCAGCTCGTCCGCCGCCTTGACCAGCCCGTTGTAGGGGTCGCCACGGAAGGTGTGGAACTCCCAGCGCACCTCGAAGATCCCCTTGAGCCGCTCGGCACCCTCCCGGATCTGCGCGACCAGGTCCTCGGCGATCTCGTCGGTGGTCTCCGCCACCGGCGCCCCGAGCGCCGCCCCGGCGGCGAGCACCGGCTGCACGTACACCACCGCCAGCAGCGCGTGCTGGCGCCGGGCCAGCCCGGCCGCGTACGCGGCGGCCCGCATCGAGGAGTCGGAGCCGTCCACGCCGGCCACGATGACCTTCGGACCGTCCGTGCCGCGCTCGAACCGGTGTGCGGGCGAGTGCTGCTCGTGCTGTTCCGTCACGGTCGTGAGGCTATCGGAACCGACCGTTCCTGAAGAAGCGGCGGCTGCCCGGCCGCTCGACGGGCGAGCCACGGCGCCCCTTCCTAGAGTCGGAACCATGACCGCCACCGCGGAGCCCGCCTCCGGGAGGGACGCCACGGCCCCGGCGCTTCCGCCCCCCGGCGGGCGCCTCGGCTGGGTCCCGAAGGCCTTCGCGACCCTCTTCGCCGTCCTCGGCCTGCTGTGCGCCGTGCTCGCCGTCGTCCCCCCGCTGCGCCACCCGCTCCGCCCGGTCGTCCGCGCCCTCGACCTGCTCCTGGTCCCCATCAGCGCCAACCTCGCCTACGCCGTCTTCCTGTTCCTGCTGGCCGGCGCCACCGCCGCCCGCAAGAGGGTCGCCTGGTGGCTGGTCGTCGTCTATCTCGGCCTGCTCGTCCTCGGCGACGCGGCCGGCGTGGCCGTCGGCCTGTACGCCGCGTCACTGCCCTCCCTGGTGCTGTGCGCGCTGCTGCTGCTCCTGCTGGTGCTGGCCCGCCACGAGTTCTACGCCGCCTCCCGCCGCGGTGCCGTGTGGCGGGCCCTGGCCGTGCTGCTGGCCGGGCTGGCCGTGGCGATCCTGCTCGGCTGGGGCCTGGTGCTGCTCTTCCCGGGCACGCTCCCGGCGGACCAGCACCTGGCGTGGGCGGCCGACCGGGTGTGCGGCGGACTGGTCTCTTCCGGCTCCTTCGCCGGCCGCCCGCCGCGCGAGATCACCTTCCTGCTCGGGCTGTTCGGCGCCCTCGCCCTGCTCAACGCCGCCGCCACGCTGTTCCGCTCGCAGCGCCTGGAGGCCGCCCTGCACGGCGACGAGGAGGCCCGCATCCGCGCCCTGCTGAGGACGTACGGCGAGCGGGACTCCCTCGGCTACTTCGCCACCCGGCGGGACAAGGCCGTCGTCTTCTCACCCAGCGGCAAGGCGGCCGTCACCTACCGCGTCGAGGCCGGCGTCTGCCTGGCCGGCGGCGACCCCGTCGGCGACCCGGAGGCCTGGCCGCACGCCATCGACGCCTGGCTGGACGTGGCCCGCAGGCACGCCTGGGCGCCCGCCGTGATCGGCGCCTCCGAGGCCGGCGCCCGCGCCTGCGCCCGCGCCGGACTGGGCGCCCTCCAGCTCGGCGACGAGGCCATCGTGCACGTGGCCTCCTTCGACCTGAAGGGCCGCGAGATGCGCGTCACCCGGCAGGCCGTGCACCGGGTCCGCCGTACCGGAGCCGTCTGCCGCGTCCGCCGCCACGCGAACCTCACCGAACGCGAGATGGAGGAGATCGTCGACAAGGCCGACGCCTGGCGGGACACCGAGACCGAACGCGGCTTCTCCATGGCCCTGGACCGGCTCGGCGACCCCGCCGACGGCGACTGCCTGCTCGTGGAGGCCCTCGGCGAGGACGGCCGGCTGCTCGCCCTGCTCTCCTTCGTGCCCTGGGGCCGCGACGGGGTCTCCCTGGACCTGATGCGCCGTGACCGCGCCGCCCCCAACGGGGTCATGGAGTTCATGGTCGCCGAACTGTGCGCCGCCGCGCCGAAACTGGGCGTGCGCCGCATCTCGCTGAACTTCGCCGTCTTCCGGTCGGTCTTCGAGGAGGGCGCCCGCATCGGCGCCGGACCGGTCCTGCGGCTCTGGCGCCGGCTGCTGCTGTTCTTCTCCCGCTGGTGGCAACTGGAGGCGCTGTACCGCTCCAACGCCAAGTACCGCCCCGAGTGGTACCCGCGCTTCCTCTGCTACGGCGACACCGCCTCCCTCGCCCGCATCGGCCTCGCCTCCGGTATCGCCGAGGGCTTCGTCTCCGTACCCAGCTTGCACAAACTCTGGGGAAAGGGGCACCCGGGGACCGGACGGCGGTCCACCGCTGCGGCGGTCCCGCCGTCCGTGCCGGCGCTCGGCCTCGCCGGAGGGGACCAGGCCGGGCCCGCCGCCCCGGACGCGGGCCTGCCCGACCAGGTCCGCGTCCGGTACCGCACCCTGGACCGGCTGCGCGCCACCGGCACCGACCCCTACCCGGTCGGCGTCCCGGCACCCACCCACGCCCTCGCCGACGTCACGCCCGGCGCGCAGGTCACCGTCGCCGGACGCGTCCTGCTCGTCCGCGACTTCGGCGGCATCGTCTTCGCCGTGCTGCGCGACTGGTCCGGCGACCACCAGATCGCCCTCACCCGCGACGGCTCCGGCCCGGACCTCGACCGCTTCACCCACGACACCGACATCGGCGACCACATCACCGTCACCGGCCGCGCCGGCCTGTCCGACAAGGGGGAACCCACCGTCTTCGCCGGCTCCTGGCAGCTCACCGGCAAGTGCCTGCACCCGCTGCCCGACAAGCGCCGCGGCCTGACCGACCCCGAGGCGAAGGTCCGCCGGCGCCACCTGGACCTGATCACCAGCCCCGACGCCCGCGCCGTCGTCCGCGCCCGCTCCGCCGCCGTACAGGCCCTGCGCCAGGGCCTGCTGGACCGCGGCTACCTGGAGGTCGAGACCCCGATGCTCCAGCAGGTCCACGGCGGCGCGAAC contains these protein-coding regions:
- a CDS encoding amino acid permease, producing MAKLRAGEGILRRKPIEHIEETEVTEGTRLDKSLGLWQLTAIGVGGIIGAGIFTLAGTVANGTAGPAVLVSFLIAGLASACAALSYAEFAGMIPKAGSAYTYGYAVLGEFAGWFIGWDLLLEYTAIVAVVAIGISGYFGFLVEAVGADLPDWMLGAPGTGSGHRVDLFALVLCLLIAWLLNLGIRSAARFETFVVVLKVLVVLLVIGVGVFHINTANYTPFFPFGISGAFTGAATVFFAVFGYDAMSTAAEESKDAQRHMPKAIIYSLVISMVLYVAACLVLTGMQNYKDIDKESGFSTAFKSVGLDALANVIAVGAIIGILTVMFTFMLGVTRVWFSMSRDGLLPRWFAKTHPTRHVPTRVTWIVGAASAAIAGFVPIGEAAELTNIGILLAFVVVCTAVIVLRYRRPELPRSFRTPGMPVVPALGVVFSIWLITFLQWQTWVRFAVWFLIGCAIYFGYSYRRSALAPRRPSGQG
- a CDS encoding universal stress protein; the encoded protein is MTEQHEQHSPAHRFERGTDGPKVIVAGVDGSDSSMRAAAYAAGLARRQHALLAVVYVQPVLAAGAALGAPVAETTDEIAEDLVAQIREGAERLKGIFEVRWEFHTFRGDPYNGLVKAADELKADAVVVGASEQAGHRIIGSVAVRLVKTGRWPVTVVP
- the lysX gene encoding bifunctional lysylphosphatidylglycerol synthetase/lysine--tRNA ligase LysX, which translates into the protein MTATAEPASGRDATAPALPPPGGRLGWVPKAFATLFAVLGLLCAVLAVVPPLRHPLRPVVRALDLLLVPISANLAYAVFLFLLAGATAARKRVAWWLVVVYLGLLVLGDAAGVAVGLYAASLPSLVLCALLLLLLVLARHEFYAASRRGAVWRALAVLLAGLAVAILLGWGLVLLFPGTLPADQHLAWAADRVCGGLVSSGSFAGRPPREITFLLGLFGALALLNAAATLFRSQRLEAALHGDEEARIRALLRTYGERDSLGYFATRRDKAVVFSPSGKAAVTYRVEAGVCLAGGDPVGDPEAWPHAIDAWLDVARRHAWAPAVIGASEAGARACARAGLGALQLGDEAIVHVASFDLKGREMRVTRQAVHRVRRTGAVCRVRRHANLTEREMEEIVDKADAWRDTETERGFSMALDRLGDPADGDCLLVEALGEDGRLLALLSFVPWGRDGVSLDLMRRDRAAPNGVMEFMVAELCAAAPKLGVRRISLNFAVFRSVFEEGARIGAGPVLRLWRRLLLFFSRWWQLEALYRSNAKYRPEWYPRFLCYGDTASLARIGLASGIAEGFVSVPSLHKLWGKGHPGTGRRSTAAAVPPSVPALGLAGGDQAGPAAPDAGLPDQVRVRYRTLDRLRATGTDPYPVGVPAPTHALADVTPGAQVTVAGRVLLVRDFGGIVFAVLRDWSGDHQIALTRDGSGPDLDRFTHDTDIGDHITVTGRAGLSDKGEPTVFAGSWQLTGKCLHPLPDKRRGLTDPEAKVRRRHLDLITSPDARAVVRARSAAVQALRQGLLDRGYLEVETPMLQQVHGGANARPFTTHINAYDLDLYLRIAPELYLKRLCVGGLERVFELGRTFRNEGVSYKHNPEFTMLEAYQAHADYDVMLDLARELIQAAATAAFGRPVARKDGVEYDISGTWPVRTVYGAISEVAGEEIGPGTELLRLHRMCDRTGVPYTADDGPGDVVLEMYERLVEHRTGPPTFYKDFPTDVSPLTRQHRTDPRLAERWDLVAFGTELGTAYSELTDPVEQRRRLTEQSLLAAGGDPEAMELDEDFLQALAYAMPPTGGLGLGVDRIVMFLTGLTIRETLPFPLVRRR